The following proteins are co-located in the Triticum aestivum cultivar Chinese Spring chromosome 1A, IWGSC CS RefSeq v2.1, whole genome shotgun sequence genome:
- the LOC123045980 gene encoding homeobox-leucine zipper protein HOX9, translating to MAAAVAAMRCGSGSGSDGGGGGYDKGGMDSGKYVRYTPEQVEALERVYAECPKPTSTRRQQLLRECPILSNIEPRQIKVWFQNRRCRDKQRKESSRLQAVNRKLSAMNKLLMEENERLQKQVSQLVHENAYMKQQLQNPSLANDTSCESNVTTPPNPLRDASNPAGLLAIAEETLTEFLSKATGTAVDWVPMPGMKPGPDSFGIVAVSHGCRGVAARACGLVNLEPTKIVEILKDRPSWFRDCRSLEVFTMLPAGNGGTIELVYMQMYAPTTLVPARDFWTLRYTTTMEDGSLVVCERSLSGSGGGPSTASAQQFVRAEMLPSGYLVRPCDGGGSIVHIVDHLDLEAWSVPEVLRPLYESSRVVAQKMTTAALRHIRQIAQETSGEVVYALGRQPAVLRTFSQRLSRGFNDAISGFNDDGWSVMAGDGIEDVIIACNSKKIRSNNTAPNAFIAPGGVICAKASMLLQSVPPAVLVRFLREHRSEWADYNFDAYSASALKSSSCSLPGLRPMRFSGSQIIMPLAHTVENEEILEVVRLEGQALDEGLLSRDIHLLQFCTGIDEKSMGSCFQLVFAPIDELFPDDAPLISSGFRVIPLDMKTDGAPAGRTLDLASSLEAGSTTVQASGGADDCNLRSVLTIAFQFPYEMHLQDSVATMARQYVRSIVSAVQRVSMAISPSRSGLNAEQKIISGFPEAATLARWICQSYRFHLGVELFRQADEAGESLLRMLWDHEDAILCCSFKEKPVFTFANEMGINMLETSFVALQDLSLDKIFDEAGRKALYSEIPKLMEQGFVYLPGGVCLSGMGRHVSFENAVAWKVVGEDNNVHCLAFCFVNWSFV from the exons gcgggagcgggagcgggagcgacggcggcggcggcggctacgacaAGGGCGGGATGGACTCGGGCAAGTACGTGCGGTACACGCCGGAGCAGGTGGAGGCGCTGGAGCGGGTGTACGCCGAGTGCCCCAAACCGACTTCCACGCGCAGGCAGCAGCTGCTCCGCGAGTGCCCCATTCTGTCCAACATCGAGCCCAGGCAGATCAAGGTCTGGTTCCAGAACCGAAG GTGCCGTGATAAGCAGCGGAAGGAGTCTTCGAGGCTTCAGGCCGTGAACAGAAAACTGAGCGCCATGAACAAGCTGCTCATGGAAGAGAATGAGCGTCTCCAGAAGCAGGTCTCCCAGTTGGTTCATGAGAATGCATACATGAAGCAACAGCTGCAGAAT CCTTCGTTGGCCAATGATACAAGTTGTGAGTCAAATGTGACCACTCCTCCAAACCCTCTACGGGATGCAAGTAACCCAGCTGG ACTCCTTGCAATTGCGGAGGAGACATTGACAGAGTTCCTCTCAAAGGCTACAGGAACTGCTGTTGATTGGGTCCCGATGCCTGGGATGAAG CCTGGTCCGGATTCGTTTGGTATTGTTGCCGTTTCACATGGTTGCCGAGGTGTCGCTGCCCGTGCCTGTGGTCTGGTGAATCTAGAACCAACAAAG ATTGTGGAGATCTTGAAAGACCGCCCATCTTGGTTCCGTGATTGTCGGAGTCTTGAAGTTTTTACGATGCTTCCAGCTGGAAACGGCGGGACCATTGAACTCGTTTACATGCAG ATGTATGCTCCTACCACTTTAGTTCCTGCACGTGATTTTTGGACGCTGAGATACACAACTACAATGGAAGATGGAAGTCTCGTG GTTTGTGAGAGATCTTTGAGTGGTTCAGGAGGTGGTCCAAGTACTGCCTCAGCACAGCAATTTGTAAGGGCTGAGATGCTTCCTAGTGGCTATTTAGTTCGGCCATGCGACGGTGGGGGTTCAATTGTGCATATAGTGGATCATCTGGACCTTGAG GCTTGGAGTGTTCCAGAAGTGCTTCGCCCGCTCTATGAGTCTTCTAGGGTAGTTGCTCAGAAAATGACTACTGCG GCATTACGACACATCAGACAGATTGCTCAAGAAACTAGTGGGGAGGTTGTATATGCTCTGGGGAGGCAACCTGCTGTTCTGCGGACATTTAGTCAGAGGCTGAGTAG AGGATTTAATGATGCTATAAGTGGCTTCAATGATGATGGTTGGTCTGTAATGGCTGGAGACGGCATTGAAGATGTGATTATTGCTTGCAACTCAAAAAAGATTAGGAGCAATAACACTGCTCCCAATGCTTTTATAGCTCCTGGAGGTGTTATATGTGCTAAAGCATCAATGTTACTGCAG AGTGTTCCACCAGCAGTACTGGTTCGGTTTCTGAGGGAACATCGGTCTGAATGGGCTGATTATAACTTTGATGCATATTCGGCTTCAGCGCTGAAATCAAGCTCATGCTCACTTCCTGGGTTGCGTCCCATGAGATTTTCTGGGAGCCAGATCATCATGCCACTTGCTCACACAGTGGAGAATGAGGAG ATTCTAGAAGTTGTTCGTCTTGAAGGGCAAGCGCTCGATGAGGGTCTTTTATCAAGAGATATCCACCTGCTTCAG TTTTGCACTGGAATAGACGAGAAATCAATGGGATCCTGCTTCCAACTTGTCTTTGCACCAATTGATGAGCTTTTTCCTGATGATGCTCCATTAATATCTTCAGGCTTTCGTGTTATACCACTGGACATGAAAACA GATGGTGCACCCGCCGGTAGAACACTAGATTTGGCCTCTAGCCTTGAAGCTGGTTCAACTACAGTGCAAGCCTCAGGCGGTGCGGACGATTGTAACCTACGATCAGTGCTGACAATTGCCTTTCAATTCCCTTACGAGATGCATCTCCAAGATAGTGTTGCAACTATGGCCCGGCAGTATGTCCGCAGCATTGTCTCCGCCGTTCAGAGAGTGTCGATGGCTATCTCTCCCTCTCGATCTGGCTTGAATGCTGAACAGAAGATAATTTCTGGCTTCCCTGAAGCTGCAACACTTGCTCGCTGGATATGCCAAAGTTACCG GTTCCATCTGGGGGTCGAGTTATTTAGACAGGCAGATGAAGCTGGGGAATCTTTATTGAGAATGCTCTGGGATCATGAAGATGCTATTTTGTGCTGTTCTTTCAAG GAAAAGCCTGTATTTACGTTTGCAAACGAGATGGGAATTAACATGTTGGAAACATCTTTCGTTGCCCTTCAAGATCTCTCGTTGGACAAGATATTTGATGAAGCTGGTAGAAAGGCACTATACTCCGAGATCCCAAAGCTGATGGAGCAG GGCTTTGTTTACCTGCCAGGTGGTGTGTGCTTGTCTGGGATGGGCCGCCATGTCTCATTTGAGAATGCTGTAGCATGGAAAGTAGTTGGTGAGGACAACAATGTGCACTGCCTCGCCTTCTGCTTCGTCAACTGGTCTTTCGTGTGA